From a region of the Drosophila ananassae strain 14024-0371.13 chromosome XL, ASM1763931v2, whole genome shotgun sequence genome:
- the LOC6504109 gene encoding uncharacterized protein LOC6504109, translated as MESSEQQEGVGSSSSSSSSSITSNNSNNLQLCRICITTHHSNGNSGSNTTTTTTSNNNNNNNNTNNNNNNNNNNNNNTHLTGNGLISIFGEDALWQKISTLANVKISKNDQLPQQVCVGCAKLAISACQFKKKCEEADSFYRQQLRRQKIKGAAGGREASAAGAGGDQAKSSGCSSGSGSGSGSSSGSGSSSTSSSSSSDEDEDEPDNENGREEEEEEGGESNKRLQNGHGHGQVMVNGHRNGNKSEEEEDDDEEDEEQEQGQDQEQDREHGQRNGNLQQPVDEDEEEEEEDVEEVTPHHHHHHPLLHGNDDDGEITVHGVHPKEPFDFNSIRLMQEYMQQQMNKFPNGTGTGPPVELDLEDQDDDDEEMSLPLIPEIELITPGDEPPPDVTDPSLLVNGSSGGVVLPPGMGGAGTGGGILPSGMQGLHPGAGFQCPHCYQIFEMKQILKAHMQSVHGAPGPVYECSNCRKTYFYKRFLEKHIRRGRCVKKRRNQTRPMQCSDCHVLFPTGHHLGWHKRTGCPSKAAKMPLQQLFKQNIVQFNNFPKRMAAGTARKPIVTDMLIQNRKLGLANKRKGRTRIKLDAKKIALAKQLILREATTTVIANELNISRTFAWRLRKSLVNGVSLHERVVDQSQEDQQQQQQQHLQQMQHQQQLQHEQPEVPPHLSLPYGHLGLGVIKEEQQDSDDEEQQQQQQQQLHHHQQQHPHLQHHHLGLVDECGAEEIGAEETAGYMGDEDAVSGLLHNGYDPDPDSDPVENDPFEGAEAAEGRTGSASPPATSIQGPPVPVQVRNDVEVYKRLLAESQHFPHIVNAQQLQLQQQQQQQQQREQQREQREREREREREREQLQLQKHQQKAHNGGMPMLTRYPPTVMHALPVNLSLRSMPHMTSNESNGSSSSNAAANSAAPANAAATPTGKKPRKPNVFIDDEKYAMAKLLVAQNSSTMEIARALNVSQMTAWKVRDAILKGVPLSYRNKRSEGRHSEDLNTKEQQQQQQQQQQQQQQQQQQQKQHHRQQQQYQQELQQQQELQQQQQELQQRQQQLEQIELMKQQRQQQEILMQQQHTSHYQQQQQQQQQQQQQQQQQQQQQQGPQKLLHPRRRLKAAERELRDKEITREILELIKEDSNIQYWKVSARLAEKGINISPSSVCQKLKSMGIHRRWKPGDKPPMLAISQLKAATVAAAAAAAAAGLAVGAATGPATGGGNPAGSSGGGGGGGAGAGGVPAGFGLPDDGYDQQQFDMSGQHFLSAFTR; from the exons ATGGAGAGCAGCGAGCAACAGGAGGGGgtgggcagcagcagcagttccagcagcagcagcatcaccagcaacaacagcaacaatctACAGTTATGTCGCATCTGTATTACCACCCACCACAGTAACGGTAATAGTGGCTCCAACACTACAACTACcaccaccagcaacaacaacaacaataataacaataccaacaataataataataataataataataacaacaataatacaCACTTGACCGGCAACGGATTGATTTCCATTTTCGGCGAGGATGCGCTCTGGCAGAAGATTTCCACGCTGGCCAACGTCAAG ATCAGCAAGAATGACCAGCTGCCGCAACAGGTGTGCGTGGGATGCGCCAAGCTGGCCATCTCGGCGTGCCAGTTCAAGAAGAAGTGCGAGGAGGCGGATAGCTTCTACCGGCAGCAGCTGAGGCGCCAGAAGATCAAAGGGGCCGCCGGCGGAAGGGAGGCGAGTGCCGCCGGAGCTGGCGGGGATCAGGCGAAGAGCAGCGGCtgcagcagcggcagtggcagcggaagtggcagcagcagcggcagcggcagcagctccaccagcagcagctcctcctccgacgaggacgaggacgagccGGACAACGAGAACGGccgggaggaggaggaggaggagggcggCGAGTCCAACAAACGGCTGCAGAACGGACACGGACATGGCCAGGTGATGGTCAACGGGCATCGCAATGGCAACAAgtccgaggaggaggaggacgacgacgaggaggacgaggagcaggagcaggggcAGGATCAGGAGCAAGATCGGGAGCATGGTCAGCGCAATGGGAACCTGCAGCAGCCTGTcgatgaggatgaggaggaggaggaggaggatgtggaggaggttaccccccatcatcatcatcatcatccccTCCTGCACGGCAACGACGACGATGGCGAGATAACCGTCCACGGTGTCCATCCCAAGGAGCCCTTCGACTTCAACTCGATCCGCCTGATGCAGGAGTACATGCAGCAGCAGATGAACAAGTTCCCCAACGGCACCGGCACCGGTCCACCCGTGGAGCTGGATCTGGAGGATCAGGACGATGACGACGAGGAGATGTCCCTGCCACTGATACCCGAAATAGAGCTGATCACCCCGGGCGATGAACCGCCACCGGATGTAACTGATCCCTCACTTCTGGTCAATGGGTCATCTGGGGGAGTGGTCTTGCCCCCCGGGATGGGTGGCGCCGGCACTGGTGGTGGCATTCTGCCATCTGGCATGCAGGGACTACATCCAGGAGCCGGCTTCCAGTGTCCGCACTGCTATCAGATCTTCGAGATGAAGCAGATCCTCAAGGCGCACATGCAAAGTGTCCATGGGGCGCCGGGTCCGGTCTACGAGTGCAGCAACTGCCGGAAGACCTACTTCTACAAGCGATTCCTCGAGAAGCACATCCGACGTGGTCGTTGTGTCAAGAAGCGTCGCAACCAGAC TCGTCCCATGCAGTGCTCGGACTGCCATGTCCTCTTCCCCACGGGCCATCACCTGGGCTGGCACAAGCGCACCGGCTGCCCCTCCAAGGCGGCCAAGAT gcCCCTGCAGCAGCtctttaaacaaaatattgtcCAGTTTAATAATTTCCCGAAAAGGATGGCCGCTGGAACTGCCAGGAAGCCCATAGTTACGGATATGCTCATCCAGAATCGCAA ACTCGGCCTGGCCAACAAGAGGAAGGGACGCACTCGCATCAAGCTGGACGCCAAGAAGATCGCCCTGGCCAAGCAGCTGATCCTCCGCGAGGCCACCACCACGGTGATCGCCAATGAGCTGAATATATCCCGGACTTTCGCCTGGCGCCTTCGCAAGAGTCTCGTCAATGGAGTCAGTCTCCATGAGCGGGTGGTGGACCAATCCCAGGAGGatcaacaacagcagcagcagcagcatctgcAACAGatgcaacaccaacagcagctGCAACATGAACAGCCGGAGGTGCCGCCACATCTGAGCCTGCCATATGGCCACTTGGGCCTGGGCGTCAtcaaggaggagcagcaggacAGCGACGatgaggagcagcagcagcagcagcagcagcagctgcatcaccaccagcaacagcatccCCATCTGCAGCACCATCACCTGGGCCTGGTGGACGAGTGCGGGGCGGAGGAGATCGGAGCCGAGGAGACGGCCGGCTACATGGGGGATGAGGATGCCGTTTCCGGCCTGCTCCACAATGGCTATGACCCTGATCCGGACTCGGATCCCGTCGAGAACGATCCCTTCGAGGGCGCCGAGGCGGCGGAGGGCCGGACCGGTTCGGCATCACCGCCGGCCACCTCGATCCAAGGGCCGCCGGTGCCGGTCCAGGTTCGCAACGACGTGGAGGTCTACAAGCGTCTGCTGGCCGAGTCCCAGCACTTTCCACACATCGTCAATGCCCAGCAGCTCCagttgcagcaacagcagcagcagcagcagcagagggagcagcagcgggaGCAGAGGGAGCGGGAGAGGGAACGGGAACGGGAGAGGGAGCAGTTGCAGCTCCAGAAGCATCAGCAGAAGGCCCATAATGGTGGCATGCCGATGCTGACGCGTTATCCTCCCACGGTTAT GCACGCCCTGCCCGTCAATCTGTCCCTGCGTTCCATGCCCCACATGACCAGCAACGAGAG CAATGGGAGCTCCAGCAGCAATGCGGCAGCCAACTCGGCAGCTCCGGCCAATGCCGCCGCCACTCCAACTGGAAAGAAGCCGCGCAAGCCGAACGTCTTCATCGATGATGAGAAATATGCGATGGCCAAGCTGCTGGTGGCCCAGAACTCCTCCACGATGGAGATAGCCAGGGCATTGAACGTCTCCCAGATGACGGCCTGGAAGGTGCGAGATGCCATTCTCAAGGGAGTCCCTCTATCCTATCGGAACAAGCGATCCGAGGGACGTCATTCCGAGGATCTAAATACtaaggagcagcagcagcagcagcagcaacagcagcagcaacagcagcagcagcaacagcaacagaagcaaCATCATCGCCAGCAACAACAGTATCAGCAGGagttgcagcagcaacaggagctgcaacagcaacagcaggagCTGCAACAGCGTCAGCAGCAACTGGAGCAAATTGAGCTAATGAAGCAGCAACGTCAGCAGCAGGAGATCCtcatgcaacagcaacatacATCACACtatcagcaacagcagcaacagcaacagcagcagcaacagcaacagcaacagcagcagcagcagcaacagggtCCACAGAAGCTGTTGCATCCACGTCGCCGCCTGAAGGCCGCCGAACGGGAGCTGCGGGACAAGGAGATTACCCGGGAAATACTCGAGCTGatcaaggaggacagcaacATCCAGTACTGGAAGGTGTCGGCCCGCCTGGCCGAGAAGGGCATCAACATATCGCCCTCCTCCGTCTGCCAGAAACTCAAATCGATGGGGATCCACCGCCGCTGGAAGCCGGGGGATAAGCCACCCATGCTGGCCATCAGTCAGTTGAAAGCGGCCACTgtggcagcggcggcggcggcggcggcagctggACTGGCTGTTGGGGCAGCTACCGGACCAGCTACCGGTGGAGGTAACCCTGCCGGCAGtagtggaggaggaggaggaggaggagctggagctggaggagtACCAGCCGGGTTTGGACTGCCTGATGATGGCTACGACCAGCAGCAGTTCGATATGAGTGGGCAGCACTTTCTCAGTGCCTTTACGCGCTAG
- the LOC6503535 gene encoding synaptic vesicle glycoprotein 2B — translation MVESDSAKGKNESYNVEAGLQPNYNQSAASNQATNSPSHHPGQGNTNPHIDNRTIIQPYSLNVGPKQPEYQFAADNRGYESDSHVTNGKQQDVERAAGDASDVGHVSVGGGGGGGGGGGHGPGKGRKKSAPLPEPTAPIVANFERAIELCGYGKFHYILLAICGLVSTSEEMDVISMSFILPSAECDLDLNTETKGWLNSIIFIGMMVGAYFWGSIADSFGRKKVLIVISFMNAFCIVASSFSQSYSFFMLFRFLNGAALGGSGPVIWSYFAEFQPKAKRGSMLSFMAAFWTFGNLFVASLAWLIIPTNIGFITAYFTYNSWRIFLLVCSLPSFLVGFLLFYLPESPKFLLTRGKKDRALAIFRGIFVTNTKRRPDEYMVYDLEVDEKLLESSANVKNKYSRMISGMVEHSKALFKSPILRFTIVSITINFTFHIGYYGLLMWFPELFNRFEEYEKAFPGQSAGVCTVTDYVVKVARMEESTNATCSSEIPQSVFMESLISLASALPANLLAILGMDMLGRKFFLIAGTMTAGICSALMYFVRSSMQNLIVSAIFSGAISAANAALDCLITEVFPTKLRATGVAISMVAARLGGIIGNIVIAQLLDNYCPSPTFIVSGLLIGGGLMCLLLPNTTRKELN, via the exons ATGGTAGAAAGTGATTCCGCAAAGGGCAAAAACGAAT cctATAATGTAGAAGCTGGACTACAACCCAACTACAACCAGAGCGCAGCAAGCAACCAAGCCACCAACTCGCCCAGCCACCATCCAGGCCAGGGAAACACGAATCCTCATATCGATAACCGGACAATAATCCAGCCGTACTCGCTGAACGTTGGCCCCAAACAGCCGGAATACCAATTTGCGGCGGACAATCGCGGCTACGAGTCCGATAGCCACGTTACCAATGGCAAGCAGCAGGACGTAGAGCGTGCCGCAGGTGACGCCTCCGATGTCGGACATGTTTCCGtcggaggtggtggtggtggcggaggAGGCGGCGGACATGGCCCTGGAAAGGGCCGGAAGAAGTCGGCCCCCTTGCCAGAGCCCACGGCACCGATAGTCGCCAATTTTGAGCGTGCCATCGAACTGTGCGGTTATGGCAAGTTCCATTATATTCTGCTGGCCATCTGCGGATTGGTCAGCACCTCCGAGGAGATGGACGTCATTTCGATGTCCTTCATCCTGCCGTCGGCGGAATGTGATCTGGATTTGAATACGGAGACTAAGGGATGGCTGAACTCGATCATCTTTATTGGCATGATGGTGGGGGCGTATTTCTGGGGCAGCATAGCCGATTCCTTTGGCCGGAAGAAGGTTCTCATCGTCATCTCGTTCATGAACGCCTTCTGCATCGTCGCCTCGTCCTTTTCGCAGAGCTACTCCTTCTTCATGCTGTTCCGGTTTCTCAATGGTGCAGC TCTGGGCGGTAGTGGTCCTGTGATCTGGTCATACTTCGCCGAGTTCCAGCCCAAGGCCAAGCGTGGCTCCATGCTGAGCTTCATGGCCGCCTTCTGGACGTTCGGCAACCTGTTCGTGGCCAGCCTGGCCTGGCTCATCATCCCAACGAACATCGGCTTCATCACCGCCTATTTCACCTACAACTCGTGGCGCATCTTCCTGCTGGTCTGCTCCCTGCCCTCGTTCCTGGTCGGTTTCCTGCTCTTCTACCTGCCAGAATCACCAAAATTCCTGCTGACCCGCGGCAAAAAGGATCGCGCCCTGGCCATATTTCGTGGCATTTTTGTGACGAACACCAAGCGCCGGCCGGACGAGTACATGGTCTATGACCTGGAGGTGGATGAGAAGCTGCTGGAGAGTTCGGCGAATGTTAAGAACAAGTATTCCCGCATGATTAGCGGAATGGTGGAGCACAGCAAGGCCCTGTTCAAGTCGCCCATCCTCCGATTCACCATCGTCTCGATCACGATCAATTTTACATTCCACATTGGCTACTACGGCCTGTTGATGTGGTTCCCGGAGCTGTTCAACCGGTTCGAGGAGTACGAGAAGGCCTTCCCCGGCCAATCGGCCGGCGTCTGTACCGTCACCGATTACGTGGTGAAGGTGGCCCGCATGGAGGAGTCAACGAATGCCACCTGTTCCTCGGAAATACCACAATCGGTCTTCATGGAGTCCCTTATATCGCTGGCATCCGCCCTACCGGCCAATCTGTTGGCCATTCTCGGCATGGATATGCTGGGAAGGAAATTCTTCCTAATTGCTGGCACAATGACGGCGGGCATCTGTTCGGCATTGATGTACTTCGTCCGCAGCTCCATGCAGAACCTGATCGTTTCGGCGATATTCAGTGGCGCCATATCGGCGGCCAATGCAGCCCTCGACTGCCTCATTACCGAAGTATTCCCCACCAAGCTGCGCGCCACCGGTGTGGCCATATCGATGGTGGCGGCCCGTTTGGGCGGCATCATCGGCAACATCGTTATCGCCCAGCTGCTGGACAACTATTGTCCATCTCCAACGTTTATCGTTTCCGGCCTGCTCATCGGCGGCGGTCTTATGTGCCTGCTCCTGCCGAATACGACGCGCAAGGAACTCAATTAA